A section of the Agromyces aurantiacus genome encodes:
- the rplR gene encoding 50S ribosomal protein L18: MAVKSKSAARSRRHTRLRKKVVGTELRPRLVVTRSARHVFVQVVDDSKGRTVASASTMEADLRAFEGDKTAKAKKVGELVAERAKQAGIESVVFDRGGNKYAGRVAAIADGAREAGLNL, encoded by the coding sequence ATGGCCGTCAAGAGCAAGTCGGCTGCGCGTTCGCGCCGCCACACCCGGCTCCGCAAGAAGGTCGTCGGCACCGAGCTGCGCCCCCGTCTCGTCGTGACGCGTTCGGCCCGCCACGTCTTCGTGCAGGTCGTCGACGACAGCAAGGGCCGCACCGTGGCCTCCGCCTCGACCATGGAGGCCGACCTCCGCGCGTTCGAGGGTGACAAGACCGCCAAGGCCAAGAAGGTCGGCGAGCTCGTCGCCGAGCGTGCCAAGCAGGCCGGCATCGAGTCGGTCGTGTTCGACCGCGGCGGCAACAAGTACGCCGGTCGTGTCGCTGCGATCGCCGATGGAGCGCGAGAGGCAGGGCTGAACCTGTGA
- the rplF gene encoding 50S ribosomal protein L6, giving the protein MSRIGRLPIDIPAGVDVKVDGRAVTVKGPKGELSLTVAAPIEVAVEDNQVLVTRPDDERASRSLHGLTRTLIANDILGVTQGYSKGLEIVGTGYRVAQKGSAVEFALGFSHPVTVEPPAGITLTVEGNNKLTVSGISKQAVGETAANIRKIKKPEPYKGKGIRYAGEVVRRKAGKAGK; this is encoded by the coding sequence ATGTCACGAATCGGACGACTCCCCATCGACATCCCCGCCGGCGTCGACGTGAAGGTCGACGGCCGCGCGGTCACCGTGAAGGGCCCGAAGGGCGAGCTCTCGCTCACCGTGGCCGCCCCGATCGAGGTCGCCGTCGAGGACAACCAGGTCCTCGTCACGCGCCCCGACGACGAGCGCGCGTCGCGTTCGCTCCACGGCCTCACGCGGACCCTCATCGCCAACGACATCCTCGGCGTGACCCAGGGCTACTCCAAGGGCCTCGAGATCGTCGGCACGGGCTACCGCGTCGCGCAGAAGGGCAGCGCGGTCGAGTTCGCGCTCGGCTTCTCGCACCCGGTCACCGTCGAACCGCCGGCCGGCATCACGCTGACCGTCGAGGGCAACAACAAGCTCACGGTCTCGGGCATCTCGAAGCAGGCCGTCGGCGAGACCGCCGCCAACATCCGCAAGATCAAGAAGCCCGAGCCCTACAAGGGCAAGGGCATCCGCTACGCCGGCGAGGTCGTGCGTCGCAAGGCCGGAAAGGCTGGTAAGTAA
- the rpsH gene encoding 30S ribosomal protein S8 produces the protein MTMTDPVADMLTRLRNANSAHHDSVSMPNSKLKAHIAEILKNEGYIADFEVTDARVGTTLTLKLKFGPNRERSIAGIKRVSKPGLRVYAKSTEIPKVLGGLGVAILSTSSGLLTDRQAEKKGVGGEVLAYVW, from the coding sequence ATGACGATGACCGACCCGGTCGCTGACATGCTGACGCGCCTGCGCAACGCCAACTCGGCGCACCACGACTCCGTGTCGATGCCCAACTCCAAGCTCAAGGCGCACATCGCCGAGATCCTGAAGAACGAGGGCTACATCGCGGACTTCGAGGTGACCGACGCGCGCGTCGGCACGACCCTCACGCTGAAGCTCAAGTTCGGCCCCAACCGCGAGCGTTCGATCGCGGGCATCAAGCGCGTGTCGAAGCCCGGCCTGCGCGTCTACGCGAAGTCGACCGAGATCCCCAAGGTGCTCGGCGGCCTCGGCGTCGCGATCCTGTCCACTTCCAGCGGTCTGCTCACCGACCGCCAGGCCGAGAAGAAGGGCGTGGGTGGGGAAGTCCTCGCCTACGTGTGGTAG
- the rplE gene encoding 50S ribosomal protein L5, which produces MTDTATAAPAGKIQPRLKQKYKNEITKSLTEANGYANPHQVPGLVKIVVNMGVGEAARDGKVIDGAIADLTRITGQKPQVTKARKSIAQFKLREGQPIGAHVTLRGDRMWEFLDRLLSLALPRIRDFRGLSDAQFDGNGNYTFGLTEQSVFHEIDQDKIDRVRGMDITVVTTAKTDDEGRALLKALGFPFKSNESAQ; this is translated from the coding sequence ATGACTGACACCGCGACTGCTGCGCCGGCTGGCAAGATCCAGCCGCGCCTCAAGCAGAAGTACAAGAACGAGATCACCAAGTCCCTCACCGAGGCGAACGGCTACGCCAACCCGCACCAGGTGCCGGGTCTCGTGAAGATCGTGGTCAACATGGGTGTCGGCGAGGCCGCGCGCGACGGCAAGGTCATCGACGGCGCCATCGCCGACCTCACCCGCATCACCGGCCAGAAGCCGCAGGTCACCAAGGCCCGCAAGTCGATCGCCCAGTTCAAGCTCCGCGAGGGCCAGCCCATTGGCGCCCACGTGACGCTCCGCGGCGACCGCATGTGGGAGTTCCTCGACCGCCTGCTCTCGCTCGCGCTGCCCCGCATCCGCGACTTCCGCGGCCTCTCGGACGCGCAGTTCGACGGCAACGGCAACTACACGTTCGGCCTCACGGAGCAGTCCGTGTTCCACGAGATCGACCAGGACAAGATCGACCGCGTCCGCGGCATGGACATCACCGTGGTGACCACCGCCAAGACCGACGACGAGGGTCGCGCGCTGCTCAAGGCGCTCGGCTTCCCGTTCAAGTCGAACGAGTCCGCCCAGTAG
- the rplX gene encoding 50S ribosomal protein L24, translated as MANIKKGDLVQVISGRSQARGGDRGKQGKVIEVLVDQNRVVVEGVNYVTKHVRVGQTQRGTKTGGIETHEAPIHVSNVALVDPETKKPTRVGFRTETVTKDGVEKTVRVRYAKKSGKDL; from the coding sequence ATGGCGAACATCAAGAAGGGCGACCTGGTCCAGGTCATCTCGGGCCGCAGCCAGGCCCGCGGCGGAGACCGCGGCAAGCAGGGCAAGGTCATCGAGGTGCTCGTCGACCAGAACCGCGTCGTCGTGGAGGGCGTGAACTACGTCACCAAGCACGTGCGCGTCGGCCAGACGCAGCGCGGCACCAAGACCGGCGGCATCGAGACCCACGAGGCCCCGATCCACGTGTCGAACGTCGCGCTCGTCGACCCCGAGACGAAGAAGCCGACCCGCGTGGGCTTCCGCACCGAGACGGTCACCAAGGACGGCGTCGAGAAGACGGTCCGCGTCCGCTACGCCAAGAAGTCAGGTAAGGACCTGTAA
- the rplN gene encoding 50S ribosomal protein L14 — MIQQESRLKVADNTGAKELLTIRVLGGSNRRYAGLGDVIVATVKDAIPGGNVKKGDVVKAVVVRTVKETRRPDGSYIKFDENAAVILKNDGDPRGTRIFGPVGRELRDKKFMKIISLAPEVL, encoded by the coding sequence GTGATTCAGCAGGAATCCCGGCTCAAGGTCGCCGACAACACGGGTGCCAAGGAGCTGCTCACGATCCGCGTGCTCGGCGGATCGAACCGCCGGTACGCGGGCCTGGGCGACGTGATCGTCGCCACGGTCAAGGACGCCATCCCCGGTGGCAACGTGAAGAAGGGCGACGTGGTCAAGGCCGTCGTCGTCCGCACCGTGAAGGAGACCCGTCGTCCCGACGGCTCCTACATCAAGTTCGACGAGAACGCCGCGGTGATCCTCAAGAACGACGGTGACCCCCGTGGCACCCGCATCTTCGGGCCGGTCGGCCGGGAGCTCCGCGACAAGAAGTTCATGAAGATCATCTCGCTGGCGCCGGAGGTGCTGTAA
- the rpsQ gene encoding 30S ribosomal protein S17 — translation MATAKETKGHESAENDVRDADARGYRKVRRGYVVSDKMDKTIVVEVEDRVKHPLYGKVIRRTSKVKAHDEQNTAGIGDLVVISETRPLSATKRWRLVEIVEKAK, via the coding sequence ATGGCAACCGCCAAGGAGACGAAGGGCCACGAGTCCGCCGAGAACGACGTCCGGGACGCCGACGCGCGCGGCTACCGCAAGGTCCGTCGCGGCTACGTCGTCAGCGACAAGATGGACAAGACCATCGTCGTCGAGGTCGAGGACCGCGTGAAGCACCCGCTGTACGGCAAGGTCATCCGCCGCACGTCCAAGGTCAAGGCGCACGACGAGCAGAACACCGCCGGTATCGGCGACCTCGTCGTGATCTCCGAGACCCGCCCGCTCAGCGCCACCAAGCGGTGGCGCCTCGTCGAGATCGTCGAGAAGGCCAAGTAA
- the rpmC gene encoding 50S ribosomal protein L29 encodes MAVGSKELAIVELDTFEDDRLVDELKKAKEELFNLRFQSATGQLESHGRLKAVKRDIARIYTVIRERELGIRATPAPVEAPAAPAKKTKKAKAADEAAEAETKEA; translated from the coding sequence ATGGCCGTCGGTTCCAAGGAGCTCGCTATCGTCGAGCTCGACACCTTCGAGGACGATCGTCTCGTCGACGAGCTGAAGAAGGCCAAGGAGGAGCTGTTCAACCTGCGCTTCCAGTCGGCCACCGGCCAGCTCGAGAGCCACGGCCGCCTCAAGGCCGTCAAGCGCGACATCGCCCGCATCTACACGGTCATCCGTGAGCGCGAGCTCGGCATCCGCGCGACGCCGGCTCCGGTCGAGGCACCCGCCGCGCCCGCCAAGAAGACCAAGAAGGCCAAGGCCGCCGATGAGGCAGCCGAGGCCGAGACGAAGGAGGCCTAG
- the rplP gene encoding 50S ribosomal protein L16: MLIPRRVKHRKQHHPGRSGQATGGTKVSFGEFGIQALTPAYVTNRQIESARIAMTRHIKRGGKVWINIYPDRPLTKKPAETRMGSGKGSPEWWVANVKPGRVLFEVSGVSEELAREAMTRAIHKLPLKARIIKREEGDA; the protein is encoded by the coding sequence ATGTTGATTCCCCGTCGAGTCAAGCACCGCAAGCAGCACCACCCCGGCCGTTCGGGCCAGGCCACCGGCGGCACGAAGGTCTCCTTCGGCGAGTTCGGCATCCAGGCCCTGACCCCCGCGTACGTGACCAACCGTCAGATCGAGTCCGCTCGTATCGCGATGACGCGTCACATCAAGCGCGGCGGCAAGGTGTGGATCAACATCTACCCCGACCGTCCGCTCACGAAGAAGCCGGCCGAGACCCGCATGGGTTCCGGTAAGGGTTCGCCCGAGTGGTGGGTCGCCAACGTCAAGCCGGGTCGCGTCCTCTTCGAGGTCTCGGGCGTCTCCGAGGAACTCGCTCGCGAGGCCATGACCCGTGCCATCCACAAGCTGCCCCTCAAGGCACGCATCATCAAGCGCGAGGAGGGCGACGCATAA
- the rpsC gene encoding 30S ribosomal protein S3 translates to MGQKVNPYGFRLGITTDHVSRWFSDSTKPGQRYADYLAEDVKIRRLLQTSLDRAGVSRIEIERTRDRVRVDIHTARPGIVIGRRGAEAERIRADLEKLTGKQIQLNILEVKNPEADAQLVAQGIAEQLSARVAFRRAMRKGLQGAQRAGAKGVRIQVSGRLGGAEMSRSEFYREGRVPLHTLRANIDYGFYEAKTTFGRIGVKVWIYKGDITNKELAREQASQKPSRDRNDRPRRAPRSQEPVTAGVEA, encoded by the coding sequence ATGGGTCAGAAGGTCAACCCGTACGGCTTCCGTCTCGGCATCACCACCGACCACGTGTCGCGGTGGTTCTCCGACTCGACGAAGCCCGGACAGCGCTACGCCGACTACCTCGCCGAGGACGTCAAGATCCGTCGCCTGCTCCAGACGTCGCTCGATCGCGCGGGCGTGTCCCGCATCGAGATCGAGCGCACCCGCGACCGCGTCCGAGTGGACATCCACACGGCGCGTCCCGGCATCGTGATCGGCCGCCGCGGCGCCGAGGCCGAGCGCATCCGCGCCGACCTCGAGAAGCTCACCGGCAAGCAGATCCAGCTCAACATCCTCGAGGTGAAGAACCCCGAGGCCGACGCCCAGCTCGTCGCGCAGGGCATCGCCGAGCAGCTCTCCGCTCGCGTGGCGTTCCGCCGCGCGATGCGCAAGGGCCTGCAGGGCGCGCAGCGCGCCGGCGCCAAGGGCGTCCGCATCCAGGTGTCGGGCCGTCTCGGCGGCGCGGAGATGAGCCGCTCGGAGTTCTACCGCGAGGGCCGCGTGCCCCTGCACACGCTCCGCGCGAACATCGACTACGGCTTCTACGAGGCCAAGACCACCTTCGGCCGCATCGGCGTGAAGGTCTGGATCTACAAGGGCGACATCACCAACAAGGAGCTCGCCCGCGAGCAGGCCTCGCAGAAGCCGTCGCGTGACCGCAATGACCGTCCCCGCCGTGCGCCGCGTTCGCAGGAGCCGGTGACCGCAGGAGTTGAGGCATAA
- the rplV gene encoding 50S ribosomal protein L22, producing MVESIARVRHIRVTPMKARRVVNLIRGKQAQEALAILKFAPQGASEPVYKLVASAIANARVKADATNTYLDEQDLYVKTAFVDEGTTLKRFQPRAQGRAFRINKRTSHITIVLGTPEEGTK from the coding sequence ATGGTGGAGTCGATCGCCCGCGTGCGACACATCCGCGTCACCCCCATGAAGGCTCGCCGCGTCGTCAACCTGATCCGCGGCAAGCAGGCTCAGGAGGCGCTCGCCATCCTGAAGTTCGCCCCCCAGGGTGCGAGCGAGCCGGTGTACAAGCTCGTCGCCTCGGCCATCGCGAACGCTCGCGTCAAGGCCGACGCCACGAACACCTACCTGGACGAGCAGGACCTGTACGTGAAGACGGCGTTCGTCGACGAGGGCACGACCCTCAAGCGATTCCAGCCGCGCGCGCAGGGCCGTGCCTTCCGCATCAACAAGCGCACGAGCCACATCACCATCGTGCTCGGCACGCCCGAGGAGGGTACGAAGTAA
- the rpsS gene encoding 30S ribosomal protein S19 gives MPRSLKKGPFVDEHLLRKVVTQNEAGSKNVIKTWSRRSMIIPAMLGHTIAVHDGRKHIPVFVTETMVGHKLGEFAPTRTFRGHVKDDKKGRRR, from the coding sequence ATGCCTCGCAGTCTCAAGAAGGGCCCCTTCGTCGACGAGCACCTGCTTCGCAAGGTCGTCACGCAGAACGAAGCCGGCAGCAAGAACGTCATCAAGACCTGGTCGCGTCGCTCGATGATCATCCCGGCCATGCTCGGCCACACGATCGCCGTGCACGACGGCCGCAAGCACATCCCGGTGTTCGTCACCGAGACCATGGTGGGCCACAAGCTCGGCGAGTTCGCCCCCACCCGCACCTTCCGTGGACACGTGAAGGACGACAAGAAGGGCCGCCGCCGCTAG
- the rplB gene encoding 50S ribosomal protein L2, protein MAIRKYKPTTPGRRGSSVADFAEITRSTPEKSLLRPLSKSGGRNNQGRITTRHVGGGHKRQYRVIDFRRNDKDGVPAKVAHIEYDPNRTARIALLHFVDGTKRYIIAPDKLKQGDPIESGPNADIKPGNNLPLRNIPTGTVVHAIELRPGGGAKLARSAGASVRLVAKDGPYAQLRLPSGEIRNVDARCRATVGEVGNAEQSNINWGKAGRKRWKGVRPTVRGVAMNPIDHPHGGGEGKTSGGRHPVSPWGQPEGRTRRPNKESDKLIVRRRTVGKKRK, encoded by the coding sequence ATGGCTATTCGCAAGTACAAGCCCACGACGCCGGGCCGTCGCGGTTCGTCGGTCGCCGACTTCGCCGAGATCACGCGCTCGACGCCCGAGAAGTCGCTGCTCCGCCCGCTCTCGAAGTCCGGTGGCCGCAACAACCAGGGCCGCATCACCACCCGCCACGTCGGCGGCGGCCACAAGCGCCAGTACCGCGTCATCGACTTCCGTCGCAACGACAAGGACGGCGTGCCCGCCAAGGTCGCGCACATCGAGTACGACCCGAACCGCACCGCGCGCATCGCGCTGCTGCACTTCGTGGACGGCACCAAGCGCTACATCATCGCCCCCGACAAGCTCAAGCAGGGCGACCCGATCGAGTCGGGCCCCAACGCCGACATCAAGCCCGGCAACAACCTGCCGCTGCGCAACATCCCGACCGGTACCGTCGTGCACGCCATCGAGCTGCGCCCCGGTGGCGGCGCGAAGCTCGCGCGCTCGGCCGGCGCCTCCGTCCGCCTGGTCGCGAAGGACGGCCCCTACGCGCAGCTCCGCCTGCCGTCGGGCGAGATCCGCAACGTCGACGCGCGCTGCCGCGCGACCGTCGGCGAGGTCGGCAACGCCGAGCAGTCGAACATCAACTGGGGCAAGGCCGGCCGCAAGCGCTGGAAGGGCGTGCGCCCGACCGTCCGCGGTGTCGCGATGAACCCGATCGACCACCCGCACGGTGGTGGTGAGGGCAAGACCTCCGGTGGTCGTCACCCGGTGAGCCCGTGGGGTCAGCCCGAGGGCCGCACCCGTCGCCCCAACAAGGAGAGCGACAAGCTCATCGTCCGTCGTCGCACCGTCGGCAAGAAGCGCAAGTAG
- the rplW gene encoding 50S ribosomal protein L23: MSAAHNKDPRDIIIAPVVSEKSYNLIDEGKYTFIVDPRANKTEIKLAIEKIFNVQVASINTLNRQGKTRRTRFGMGKRKDTKRAIVTLKSGSIDIFTAVG, from the coding sequence ATGAGCGCCGCGCACAACAAGGACCCCCGCGACATCATCATCGCGCCGGTGGTCTCGGAGAAGAGCTACAACCTGATCGACGAGGGCAAGTACACGTTCATCGTGGACCCCCGCGCGAACAAGACCGAGATCAAGCTCGCGATCGAGAAGATCTTCAACGTCCAGGTCGCCTCGATCAACACCCTGAACCGCCAGGGCAAGACGCGTCGCACCCGCTTCGGCATGGGCAAGCGCAAGGACACCAAGCGCGCGATCGTCACCCTCAAGTCCGGCTCGATCGACATCTTCACGGCTGTCGGCTAA
- the rplD gene encoding 50S ribosomal protein L4, which produces MATVDTIDVLDVTGKKSGSIELPAELFDVQTNVPLIHQVVVAQLAAARQGTHKTKTRGEVSGAGRKPFKQKGTGRARQGSIRAPHMTGGGVVHGPQPRDYSQRTPKKMIAAALLGALSDRARGGRIHAVEAFAAGDAPKTKDAVALLAGIAPAKHYLVVLARGEELSERAVRNIEAVHVLPVDQLNAYDVLVSDDIVFSKAALEAFIAAKQAKKEEVSA; this is translated from the coding sequence ATGGCGACCGTTGACACCATCGACGTCCTCGACGTCACCGGCAAGAAGTCCGGCTCGATCGAGCTGCCCGCCGAGCTCTTCGACGTGCAGACCAACGTGCCGCTGATCCACCAGGTCGTCGTCGCCCAGCTCGCCGCCGCGCGCCAGGGCACGCACAAGACCAAGACCCGCGGCGAGGTCTCCGGCGCCGGCCGCAAGCCCTTCAAGCAGAAGGGCACGGGCCGCGCCCGCCAGGGCTCGATCCGCGCGCCGCACATGACCGGCGGTGGCGTCGTCCACGGCCCGCAGCCGCGCGACTACTCGCAGCGCACCCCCAAGAAGATGATCGCCGCCGCCCTGCTGGGCGCGCTCTCCGACCGCGCTCGCGGCGGCCGCATCCACGCGGTCGAGGCGTTCGCCGCCGGCGACGCCCCGAAGACCAAGGACGCCGTGGCGCTGCTCGCGGGCATCGCGCCGGCCAAGCACTACCTGGTCGTGCTCGCGCGCGGCGAGGAGCTCTCGGAGCGCGCCGTGCGCAACATCGAGGCCGTGCACGTGCTGCCGGTCGACCAGCTGAACGCCTACGACGTGCTCGTCTCCGACGACATCGTCTTCAGCAAGGCCGCGCTCGAGGCGTTCATCGCCGCGAAGCAGGCGAAGAAGGAAGAGGTCTCCGCATGA
- the rplC gene encoding 50S ribosomal protein L3, with protein sequence MSTTAKNVKGLLGTKLGMTQVWDENNKLIPVTVIEIAPNVVTQLRTAEKDGYSAVQIAAGAIDPRKVTKPLTGHFDAAGVTPRRHVTEVRTADAAEYSLGQELTVDGTFEAGQLVDVVGTSKGKGFAGVMKRHNFAGVSASHGAHRNHRKPGSIGASSTPSRVFKGMRMAGRMGGERVTVLNLRVHAVDAEKGLLLVKGAVPGARGRLVFVRNAVKGA encoded by the coding sequence ATGTCCACCACTGCCAAGAACGTAAAGGGCCTGCTGGGCACCAAGCTCGGCATGACCCAGGTGTGGGACGAGAACAACAAGCTCATCCCGGTCACCGTCATCGAGATCGCCCCCAACGTGGTCACCCAGCTGCGCACCGCCGAGAAGGACGGCTACTCGGCCGTCCAGATCGCCGCGGGCGCCATCGACCCGCGCAAGGTCACCAAGCCGCTCACCGGCCACTTCGACGCCGCCGGCGTGACCCCGCGCCGCCACGTCACCGAGGTGCGCACGGCCGACGCCGCCGAGTACTCGCTCGGCCAGGAGCTCACCGTGGACGGCACCTTCGAGGCCGGCCAGCTCGTCGACGTCGTCGGCACGAGCAAGGGCAAGGGCTTCGCCGGTGTCATGAAGCGCCACAACTTCGCGGGCGTCTCCGCCTCGCACGGTGCCCACCGCAACCACCGCAAGCCCGGTTCGATCGGCGCCTCGTCGACCCCGAGCCGCGTCTTCAAGGGCATGCGCATGGCCGGCCGCATGGGCGGCGAGCGCGTCACCGTCCTGAACCTCCGCGTGCACGCGGTCGACGCCGAGAAGGGCCTGCTGCTCGTCAAGGGCGCCGTCCCCGGTGCGCGCGGCCGTCTCGTGTTCGTCCGCAACGCTGTGAAGGGAGCCTGA
- the rpsJ gene encoding 30S ribosomal protein S10 has protein sequence MAGQKIRIRLKSYDHEVIDTSARKIVDTVTRAGATVVGPVPLPTEKNVVCVIRSPHKYKDSREHFEMRTHKRLIDIVDPTPKAVDSLMRLDLPADVNIEIKL, from the coding sequence ATGGCGGGACAGAAGATCCGCATTCGACTGAAGTCGTATGACCACGAGGTCATCGACACCTCGGCGCGCAAGATCGTCGACACGGTGACCCGCGCGGGCGCCACGGTCGTCGGCCCCGTGCCGCTTCCGACCGAGAAGAACGTGGTGTGCGTCATCCGCTCGCCGCACAAGTACAAGGACAGCCGCGAGCACTTCGAGATGCGCACCCACAAGCGCCTGATCGACATCGTGGACCCGACGCCCAAGGCCGTCGACTCGCTCATGCGTCTCGACCTCCCGGCCGACGTCAACATCGAGATCAAGCTCTGA
- a CDS encoding OsmC family protein, which translates to MTDQTTDHAHAVSERIGPGSVSVVRTAPRRYEGLNERGATVQIGGTELEGEHFTPGELLKLALAGCVALSVDRVTARRLGDDFAMTVWAHGRSDEESNRYQHIEEEVIVDLSVLDPADRDKLVGIMGRAIEKGCTVGRSVEGAIDVDTDIDGTRVEAH; encoded by the coding sequence ATGACCGACCAGACCACGGACCACGCCCACGCCGTGAGCGAGCGGATCGGACCGGGCAGCGTCTCGGTCGTCCGGACGGCGCCGCGGCGATACGAGGGCCTGAACGAGCGTGGTGCGACCGTGCAGATCGGGGGCACGGAGCTCGAGGGCGAGCACTTCACGCCCGGCGAGCTGCTGAAGCTCGCGCTCGCCGGCTGCGTCGCGCTGAGCGTCGACCGCGTCACCGCGCGCCGCCTCGGCGACGACTTCGCCATGACCGTCTGGGCGCACGGCCGCTCCGACGAGGAGTCCAACCGCTACCAGCACATCGAGGAGGAGGTCATCGTCGACCTGTCGGTGCTCGACCCGGCCGACCGCGACAAGCTCGTCGGCATCATGGGCCGCGCCATCGAGAAGGGCTGCACGGTCGGCCGCAGCGTCGAGGGCGCCATCGACGTCGACACCGACATCGACGGCACGCGCGTCGAGGCGCACTGA
- the tuf gene encoding elongation factor Tu, with the protein MAKAKFERTKPHVNIGTIGHVDHGKTTLTAAISKVLADKYPSATNVQRDFASIDSAPEERQRGITINISHVEYETPKRHYAHVDAPGHADYIKNMITGAAQMDGAILVVAATDGPMAQTREHVLLAKQVGVPYLLVALNKADMVDDEEILELVELEVRELLSSQGFPGDDAPVVRVSGLKALEGDEKWTQSILDLMEAVDESIPDPVRDKDKPFLMPIEDVFTITGRGTVVTGRAERGTLKINSEVEIVGIRPTQKTTVTGIEMFHKQLDEAWAGENCGLLLRGTKREDVERGQVVVAPGSVTPHTNFEGTAYILSKEEGGRHNPFYANYRPQFYFRTTDVTGVITLPEGTEMVMPGDTTDMTVELIQPIAMEEGLGFAIREGGRTVGAGTVTKILK; encoded by the coding sequence GTGGCTAAGGCCAAGTTCGAGCGGACCAAGCCGCACGTCAACATCGGTACGATCGGTCACGTCGACCACGGCAAGACGACGCTCACCGCGGCGATCTCGAAGGTGCTCGCCGACAAGTACCCGTCGGCCACCAACGTGCAGCGCGACTTCGCGTCGATCGACTCGGCTCCCGAGGAGCGCCAGCGCGGCATCACGATCAACATCTCGCACGTCGAGTACGAGACGCCGAAGCGCCACTACGCGCACGTCGACGCCCCGGGTCACGCCGACTACATCAAGAACATGATCACCGGTGCGGCCCAGATGGACGGCGCGATCCTCGTGGTCGCGGCGACCGACGGCCCCATGGCGCAGACGCGCGAGCACGTGCTGCTCGCCAAGCAGGTCGGCGTGCCCTACCTGCTCGTCGCGCTGAACAAGGCCGACATGGTCGACGACGAGGAGATCCTGGAGCTCGTCGAGCTCGAGGTGCGCGAGCTCCTCTCCTCGCAGGGCTTCCCCGGCGACGACGCTCCGGTCGTCCGCGTCTCGGGCCTCAAGGCGCTCGAGGGCGACGAGAAGTGGACGCAGTCGATCCTCGACCTCATGGAGGCCGTGGACGAGTCGATCCCGGACCCGGTGCGCGACAAGGACAAGCCGTTCCTCATGCCCATCGAGGACGTCTTCACCATCACCGGTCGTGGCACGGTCGTCACGGGTCGCGCCGAGCGCGGCACGCTGAAGATCAACTCCGAGGTCGAGATCGTCGGCATCCGCCCGACGCAGAAGACCACCGTCACGGGCATCGAGATGTTCCACAAGCAGCTCGACGAGGCCTGGGCCGGCGAGAACTGCGGTCTCCTGCTCCGCGGCACCAAGCGCGAGGACGTCGAGCGCGGCCAGGTCGTCGTGGCCCCCGGCTCGGTCACCCCGCACACGAACTTCGAGGGCACCGCGTACATCCTCTCCAAGGAGGAGGGCGGGCGTCACAACCCGTTCTACGCGAACTACCGTCCGCAGTTCTACTTCCGCACCACCGACGTCACCGGCGTCATCACGCTGCCCGAGGGCACCGAGATGGTCATGCCCGGCGACACCACCGACATGACGGTCGAGCTCATCCAGCCGATCGCCATGGAGGAGGGCCTCGGCTTCGCCATCCGCGAGGGTGGCCGCACGGTCGGCGCCGGTACCGTCACGAAGATCCTCAAGTAG